Proteins from one Amycolatopsis benzoatilytica AK 16/65 genomic window:
- a CDS encoding ABC transporter ATP-binding protein, whose product MSEVLLDVRDMAVSFGGVRAVDGLSFQVHEGEVLSVIGPNGAGKTSAFNCITGFYKPSGGTVTFAGAEITGKRPAVIAAAGIARTFQNLRLFGDLTVLDNVRAGMHVRLRQNVFDAMLHTPRYWRAEDQATGEANKWLDFVDMEYDRTAQVRNLPYGEQRRVEIARALAREPKMLLLDEPAAGLNHGEKARLLDLLRRIAGLGIAVVLIEHDMGLVMKVSERIVVLSYGKEIADGAPAEIRADPAVIEAYLGAEDEDAHAEAERIAATPTTEVQP is encoded by the coding sequence GTGAGCGAGGTGCTGCTCGACGTGCGGGACATGGCGGTCTCGTTCGGCGGCGTGCGCGCCGTCGACGGGCTGAGCTTCCAGGTGCACGAGGGCGAAGTGCTGTCGGTGATCGGCCCGAACGGGGCCGGCAAGACGAGCGCGTTCAACTGCATCACCGGGTTCTACAAGCCGTCCGGGGGAACGGTGACGTTCGCCGGCGCCGAGATCACCGGGAAACGGCCCGCGGTGATCGCGGCGGCCGGCATCGCCCGGACCTTCCAGAACCTGCGGCTGTTCGGCGACCTGACAGTGCTGGACAATGTGCGGGCCGGGATGCATGTCCGGCTGCGGCAGAACGTTTTCGACGCGATGCTGCACACTCCGCGGTACTGGCGGGCGGAGGACCAGGCCACCGGCGAAGCCAACAAATGGCTCGATTTCGTCGACATGGAATACGACCGGACCGCGCAGGTGCGGAATCTGCCCTACGGCGAGCAGCGGCGGGTGGAGATCGCCCGGGCGCTGGCCCGCGAACCCAAGATGCTGCTGCTGGACGAGCCGGCCGCCGGGCTGAACCACGGCGAGAAGGCGCGGCTGCTGGACCTGCTGCGCCGGATCGCCGGTCTGGGCATCGCGGTGGTGCTGATCGAGCACGACATGGGCCTGGTGATGAAAGTGTCCGAGCGGATCGTGGTCCTGAGCTACGGCAAGGAGATCGCCGACGGCGCCCCGGCGGAGATCCGGGCCGATCCGGCGGTGATCGAGGCGTACCTCGGCGCCGAGGACGAGGACGCGCACGCCGAGGCGGAACGGATCGCCGCCACCCCGACGACGGAGGTACAGCCGTGA
- a CDS encoding ABC transporter ATP-binding protein translates to MSAVLEVRGLEVAYGKVEALTGLDLTVGENEIVALLGNNGAGKSTTVSAVSGVVRARAGSITAYGEDITTAKPWTIVERGIVQVPEGRRIFSRLTVHENLQLGGYAVRDNSVIGKRIDEVYDLFPRMAERRDQQGGTLSGGEQQMLAIGRAMVAGPRLIMLDEPSMGLAPLVVAQVMAAVVAINEAGTSVLLIEQNARAALKVAHRGYVIDAGRVTVSGPAAQLSSDPQVVEAYLGA, encoded by the coding sequence GTGAGCGCGGTGCTGGAAGTGCGCGGCCTGGAGGTCGCGTACGGCAAGGTGGAAGCGCTCACCGGGCTCGACTTGACGGTGGGGGAGAACGAGATCGTCGCGCTTCTCGGCAACAACGGCGCGGGCAAATCGACTACTGTCTCGGCGGTGTCCGGCGTGGTGCGGGCCCGAGCGGGCTCGATCACCGCGTACGGCGAGGACATCACCACCGCCAAGCCGTGGACGATCGTGGAACGCGGGATCGTCCAGGTGCCGGAAGGGCGGCGGATCTTCTCCCGGCTGACCGTGCACGAGAACCTCCAGCTCGGCGGCTACGCGGTGCGGGACAATTCGGTGATCGGCAAGCGGATCGACGAGGTCTACGACCTGTTCCCGCGGATGGCCGAACGCCGCGACCAGCAGGGCGGCACGCTGTCCGGCGGCGAACAGCAGATGCTCGCGATCGGCCGGGCGATGGTCGCCGGGCCGCGGCTGATCATGCTGGACGAACCGTCGATGGGGCTGGCCCCGCTGGTGGTGGCCCAGGTGATGGCGGCGGTCGTCGCGATCAACGAGGCCGGCACCTCGGTGCTGCTGATCGAGCAGAACGCACGGGCTGCGCTCAAGGTGGCGCACCGCGGGTACGTCATCGATGCCGGCCGGGTGACGGTGTCCGGGCCGGCCGCGCAGCTGAGCTCGGACCCGCAGGTCGTCGAGGCTTACCTCGGAGCGTGA
- a CDS encoding proline racemase family protein codes for MDPIETIDWHTGGEPFRIVPTGPPAVTGDGLTVAERRVVAIGDEQVQWTRAVLCSEPRGHADMYGGFLVPPDDAGAHLGVLFWHKDGFSTACGHGTIALGAWAVESGLVEAPEDGTTDVVVDVPSGRVSARVRTAGGVVQDVTFTNVASYVHARGVKVETSRGPVSVDIAFGGAMYAVLPVASVGLRVRPRDVTELIAIGREIRDALNAADAAVHPDDERLSGIYGTILTEEVEPPRTRADGTRRLNQRNITVFSDGEVDRSPCGSGTSARVALLAGTGELRPGDDLRHESVVGSEFRAWIAERTTVHGKPAVVPAMTGTAYQVGTCRFTVDPRDPLVPGFVLR; via the coding sequence ATGGACCCCATCGAGACGATTGACTGGCACACCGGCGGCGAGCCGTTCCGGATCGTGCCGACCGGTCCGCCCGCGGTGACCGGCGACGGGCTGACCGTCGCCGAACGGCGGGTGGTCGCGATCGGCGACGAGCAGGTGCAGTGGACCCGTGCGGTGTTGTGCAGCGAGCCGCGCGGGCACGCGGACATGTACGGCGGATTCCTGGTGCCGCCGGACGACGCCGGTGCGCACCTCGGGGTGCTGTTCTGGCACAAGGACGGGTTTTCCACCGCCTGCGGGCACGGCACGATCGCGCTGGGCGCGTGGGCGGTGGAGTCCGGACTGGTCGAAGCGCCGGAGGACGGGACGACGGACGTGGTGGTCGACGTCCCGTCCGGCCGGGTCTCGGCGCGGGTTCGCACAGCCGGCGGCGTCGTGCAGGACGTGACGTTCACGAACGTGGCCAGCTATGTGCACGCGCGGGGCGTGAAGGTGGAGACGTCGCGCGGGCCGGTGAGCGTGGACATCGCCTTCGGGGGCGCGATGTACGCGGTGCTGCCGGTGGCGTCGGTGGGCCTGCGGGTGCGGCCGCGGGACGTCACCGAGCTGATCGCGATCGGCCGCGAGATCCGCGACGCGCTCAACGCGGCGGACGCGGCGGTGCATCCGGACGACGAGCGGCTGTCCGGGATCTACGGGACCATCCTGACCGAGGAGGTCGAACCGCCGCGGACGCGCGCGGACGGGACCCGGCGGCTGAACCAGCGGAACATCACGGTGTTCTCCGACGGCGAGGTGGACCGGTCGCCGTGTGGTTCGGGGACTTCGGCGCGGGTCGCGTTGCTGGCCGGCACCGGCGAGCTGCGGCCCGGCGACGACCTGCGGCACGAGTCGGTGGTCGGGTCGGAATTTCGCGCGTGGATCGCGGAGCGGACCACGGTGCACGGGAAACCGGCGGTGGTGCCCGCGATGACCGGGACTGCCTACCAGGTGGGCACGTGCCGGTTCACCGTCGATCCGCGAGACCCGCTGGTTCCCGGGTTCGTGCTGCGATGA
- a CDS encoding GntR family transcriptional regulator — MTGEVGLPAVRGRQSLREQVRESLRSLLIAGQLSAGEVYSAPALAAEFGVSATPVREAMLDLVREGLVETVRNKGFRVTEVSDAELDAMTEIRALIEIPTMAAVARACSGQVAAGVAALRPLAEEMVEAAAAGDLGRYITLDTNYHLAFLALHGNSALVEVVRSLRARARLYGLRALADEGTLPQNAAEHLDILQAAVDRDGEEMTRIMSVHIGHVRRLWAARP; from the coding sequence ATGACCGGCGAGGTGGGCCTGCCCGCGGTGCGGGGCCGGCAGTCGTTGCGCGAGCAGGTGCGGGAGTCGTTGCGGTCGTTGCTGATCGCCGGGCAGCTCTCGGCCGGCGAGGTCTACTCGGCGCCCGCGCTGGCCGCCGAGTTCGGCGTGTCGGCGACGCCGGTGCGGGAAGCGATGCTCGACCTGGTCCGCGAAGGGCTGGTCGAGACGGTGCGGAACAAGGGGTTCCGGGTCACCGAGGTCAGCGACGCGGAGCTGGACGCGATGACCGAGATCCGCGCGCTGATCGAGATCCCGACGATGGCGGCGGTCGCCCGGGCGTGCAGCGGCCAAGTCGCGGCGGGCGTGGCGGCGCTGCGCCCGCTCGCCGAGGAGATGGTGGAGGCGGCGGCCGCCGGCGACCTCGGCCGGTACATCACCCTGGACACGAACTACCACCTGGCGTTTCTGGCCCTGCACGGCAATTCGGCGCTGGTCGAGGTGGTGCGGAGCCTGCGGGCGCGAGCCCGGCTGTACGGGCTGCGTGCGCTGGCCGACGAGGGCACGTTGCCGCAGAACGCCGCCGAGCACCTGGACATCCTGCAGGCCGCGGTCGATCGCGACGGCGAGGAGATGACCCGGATCATGAGTGTCCATATCGGACACGTGCGGCGGCTGTGGGCGGCTCGGCCGTGA
- a CDS encoding aconitase X, translated as MGGSAVTGLALSAEEQGMLDGADGPAVALAMRVVVALARARGAERLVEVVHAHIDSCLYHGPVGLDFVHRLRELGGRVRVPTTLNVGAVDLVHPELVEHAAARELMVAYADLGAAPTYTCAPYQREARPGFGQHIAWAESNAIAFANTVLGARTDRYGDFLDISAALTGRAPYAGLHLSSERAARLVLDCSALSDVDELTAAGLGALLGRVAGTEVAAIVGLPGDMPEDRLKALCATAASTGSVALVHVVGRTPEAPTLDDALQGGTPERVVTVTRADLERELDRLSTASAGPVDAVCVGTPHASLAELGELARLTAEGPGVRDGVRAVVNTSRGTWALARESGVLDVLSSAGWTVLTDTCSYLAPVLPPDTRVVATNSGKWAAYAPANLGVDVVLTSTEGCVRAARTGVVGHG; from the coding sequence GTGGGCGGCTCGGCCGTGACCGGGCTGGCGCTCAGCGCCGAGGAACAGGGGATGCTGGACGGGGCGGACGGGCCCGCGGTCGCGCTGGCGATGCGGGTGGTCGTCGCGCTGGCTCGGGCGCGCGGCGCGGAGCGGCTGGTCGAGGTCGTCCACGCGCACATCGACTCCTGCCTCTATCACGGGCCGGTCGGGCTGGACTTCGTACACCGGCTGCGGGAGCTGGGCGGGCGGGTGCGGGTGCCGACCACGCTCAATGTCGGCGCCGTCGACCTGGTGCATCCGGAGCTGGTCGAGCACGCGGCGGCGCGGGAGTTGATGGTCGCGTACGCCGACCTCGGGGCGGCGCCGACTTACACCTGCGCGCCGTATCAGCGGGAGGCTCGGCCCGGGTTCGGCCAGCACATCGCCTGGGCGGAGTCCAACGCGATCGCGTTCGCCAACACCGTGCTGGGCGCGCGCACTGACCGATACGGCGACTTCCTCGACATCAGCGCCGCGCTGACCGGGCGGGCGCCCTACGCCGGTCTGCACCTGTCTTCGGAGCGAGCGGCGCGACTGGTCCTGGACTGCTCGGCGCTGTCGGACGTCGACGAGCTGACCGCGGCGGGGCTCGGTGCGTTGCTGGGCCGGGTGGCCGGTACCGAGGTCGCTGCCATCGTCGGGTTGCCCGGCGACATGCCGGAGGACCGGCTCAAGGCGTTGTGCGCGACGGCCGCCTCGACCGGGTCGGTGGCGCTCGTGCACGTCGTGGGGCGCACTCCGGAGGCTCCGACGCTGGACGACGCGTTGCAGGGCGGCACTCCGGAACGCGTGGTCACCGTGACCCGAGCGGACCTCGAGCGGGAGCTGGACCGGCTGTCCACGGCGTCGGCCGGGCCGGTGGACGCGGTCTGCGTCGGCACTCCACACGCCAGCTTGGCCGAACTGGGGGAGCTCGCGCGTCTCACGGCGGAAGGCCCTGGGGTGCGGGACGGCGTGCGCGCGGTGGTCAACACGTCTCGGGGGACGTGGGCATTGGCTCGGGAATCGGGGGTGCTGGACGTGTTGTCTTCGGCGGGATGGACAGTGCTGACCGACACGTGCTCGTATCTGGCACCGGTGCTGCCTCCGGACACGCGCGTGGTGGCCACCAACTCCGGCAAGTGGGCGGCGTACGCGCCGGCGAATCTCGGGGTGGATGTGGTGCTGACCTCCACCGAGGGCTGCGTTCGGGCGGCTCGGACGGGAGTGGTCGGACATGGGTGA
- a CDS encoding aconitase X swivel domain-containing protein, translated as MGERAAAVGQVSGAAEGEVVRLREPVSFWGGVDENGAVSDVRHPDRGTSLAGRVLAMESGRGSSSSSSVLAELIHAGAGPAAVVTSAADPILVLGAVVPALLYGERVPVVVVSRETLGRLRTGDRVRVVAREREGWVEFL; from the coding sequence ATGGGTGAGCGGGCGGCGGCGGTCGGCCAGGTGTCCGGTGCGGCCGAAGGCGAAGTCGTGCGCCTGCGCGAACCGGTGTCTTTTTGGGGCGGCGTGGACGAGAACGGGGCGGTGAGCGACGTCCGGCACCCGGATCGGGGTACCAGCCTGGCCGGTCGAGTGCTCGCGATGGAGTCCGGGCGCGGATCTTCTTCGTCTTCTTCGGTGCTCGCGGAGCTGATTCATGCCGGTGCCGGCCCGGCGGCGGTAGTGACTTCGGCGGCGGATCCGATTCTGGTGCTGGGAGCGGTGGTTCCTGCGCTGCTTTACGGCGAGCGGGTGCCGGTCGTCGTGGTTTCCCGGGAGACGTTGGGCAGGTTGCGCACCGGGGACCGGGTTCGGGTGGTCGCCCGGGAACGGGAGGGCTGGGTGGAATTCTTGTGA
- a CDS encoding N,N-dimethylformamidase beta subunit family domain-containing protein gives MGILTGREELPITETEVPEGYAPAATAATAAFDPHQRWSRLVGGGDGIIYAVQADGALYWYRHTGWSTAAYQWANWGTGVQIGSGWQDFVTVLGDTNGVLYGVRGDGTVLYYQRIVSNMDTGAGYWANNGTGVVVGTGFNAFPRIFGGPGGVIWCVDANGLLYRSRRINGTFETPQALGNGFNVARYLFSDTGNVIYAVSGTGSLTWYRYRDGIGWANYGTAITIGDNDWFELFRRDLFAGVGNGAIYLIRIDHSTVPGDDGDLVELRMTNFQTVDSDGGAQWINYATGQLVGQGFTVERSAGLQGYPQQQSVPAGGRVSIALSTAFSSVTAQLVQVAPGGDTPTPVGGTTTVTGGLQLLASSSYRSSGCGWAESYAATIPASWPSGVYAARFTGRYNRVQHIPFVVRPAAPAHKIAVVLPTNTYHAYNGWGGHDQYSEGQAGVQRTITFLRPSYNWLIAPKGQYDLELYSDLELLRWLSSENIAFDCYTDKDLHTGGWLDSYSAVVLGGHPEYFSMTMRTKLVDYLSAGGSIFGTGGNQIYERAEFTPDGTALVFRAADGSRDIYLDHYDLPEAQVMGVSYDGNGWMTFAPYQVQNDHPFLAGTGLSAGDKFGAQGKNGAASAWEFDTLQGLDGEASPAEVIARGTNPAPNGGAAMTCKELPTGGFVFSASSLTFNGAIRTDPVIQQILRNAFARAQSRPSPLA, from the coding sequence ATGGGAATTCTCACCGGACGCGAAGAACTGCCGATCACCGAGACCGAGGTGCCCGAGGGCTACGCGCCCGCGGCAACGGCCGCCACCGCAGCTTTCGACCCACATCAGCGGTGGAGCCGGCTGGTCGGCGGAGGCGACGGGATCATTTATGCCGTCCAAGCGGACGGCGCTCTCTACTGGTACCGGCACACCGGCTGGTCCACCGCCGCCTACCAGTGGGCGAACTGGGGAACCGGGGTGCAGATCGGGTCCGGGTGGCAGGACTTCGTCACCGTGCTCGGCGACACGAACGGTGTGCTGTACGGCGTGCGCGGGGACGGGACCGTGCTGTACTACCAGCGCATCGTGTCCAATATGGACACTGGGGCGGGCTACTGGGCCAACAACGGCACCGGGGTCGTCGTGGGCACCGGATTCAACGCCTTCCCGCGGATCTTCGGCGGTCCGGGCGGGGTCATCTGGTGCGTCGACGCCAACGGCCTGCTTTACCGCTCCCGCCGGATCAACGGCACGTTCGAGACGCCGCAGGCGCTCGGCAACGGCTTCAATGTCGCCCGATATCTCTTCTCCGACACCGGAAACGTCATCTACGCGGTGAGCGGCACCGGTTCGCTGACCTGGTACCGCTACCGGGACGGCATCGGCTGGGCGAACTACGGCACGGCCATCACCATCGGCGACAACGACTGGTTCGAACTGTTCCGCCGGGACCTGTTCGCCGGCGTCGGCAACGGCGCGATCTACCTGATCCGCATCGACCATTCCACCGTCCCCGGCGACGACGGCGATCTCGTCGAACTGCGCATGACGAACTTCCAGACCGTCGATTCCGACGGAGGAGCGCAGTGGATCAACTACGCCACCGGTCAGCTCGTCGGCCAGGGTTTCACGGTCGAACGAAGCGCCGGCTTGCAGGGCTACCCGCAGCAGCAAAGCGTGCCCGCGGGCGGCCGCGTCTCCATCGCCTTGTCGACCGCTTTCTCCTCCGTCACCGCCCAGCTCGTCCAAGTCGCCCCCGGCGGCGACACCCCTACGCCGGTCGGCGGAACCACCACCGTGACCGGCGGCCTGCAGCTGCTCGCCTCGTCGAGCTACCGCTCCTCAGGTTGCGGCTGGGCGGAAAGCTACGCCGCCACCATCCCCGCCAGCTGGCCGTCCGGGGTCTACGCCGCCCGCTTCACCGGGCGCTACAACCGCGTGCAGCACATTCCGTTCGTCGTCCGTCCGGCCGCTCCCGCGCACAAGATCGCCGTGGTGCTGCCGACGAACACCTACCACGCCTACAACGGCTGGGGCGGCCACGACCAGTACTCGGAAGGACAGGCCGGCGTCCAGCGCACCATCACCTTCCTGCGGCCGAGCTACAACTGGCTCATCGCCCCGAAGGGCCAGTACGACCTGGAGCTCTACAGCGATCTGGAACTGCTGCGCTGGCTCAGCAGCGAGAACATCGCCTTCGACTGCTACACCGACAAGGACCTGCACACCGGAGGCTGGCTCGACTCATACAGCGCCGTGGTCCTGGGCGGACACCCCGAGTACTTCTCGATGACCATGCGCACGAAGCTGGTCGACTACCTGTCCGCGGGCGGCAGCATCTTCGGCACCGGCGGCAACCAGATCTACGAACGAGCCGAGTTCACCCCGGACGGAACCGCGCTGGTCTTCCGCGCCGCGGACGGCAGCCGAGACATCTACCTGGACCACTACGACCTGCCGGAAGCGCAGGTGATGGGCGTGAGCTACGACGGCAACGGCTGGATGACGTTCGCGCCCTACCAGGTGCAGAACGACCACCCGTTCCTGGCCGGAACCGGGTTGTCGGCAGGCGACAAATTCGGCGCCCAAGGCAAGAACGGCGCGGCGAGCGCTTGGGAATTCGACACGCTGCAGGGCCTGGACGGAGAAGCCTCGCCCGCCGAGGTCATCGCCCGGGGCACCAACCCCGCCCCCAACGGCGGCGCAGCCATGACCTGCAAAGAACTTCCCACCGGCGGCTTCGTGTTCAGCGCGTCGTCGCTGACCTTCAACGGCGCGATCCGGACCGACCCGGTCATCCAGCAAATCCTGCGGAACGCGTTCGCCAGAGCACAATCCCGCCCCTCGCCGCTCGCCTAG
- a CDS encoding NADPH:quinone oxidoreductase family protein produces the protein MDAVYIKDLEGPSTVAVAEAEPPVRSADQVLIDVRAAGVSFPDVLQTRGLYQVKPELPFVPGAEVAGIVAEAPAGAHVRAGDRVAALPFLGGFAEQAVCAADAVFPIPDSLTFEQAAAIPFNYLTAHFALCRRGRLAEGETVLVHGAAGGVGTAVIQVAKAFGAGRVIGVVSTPEKGAVAVEAGADEYVLADGFKDAVKAATGGRGVDVIADVVGGDRFTDSLRCLAPDGRILVIGFTAGSIPEVKVNRLLLNNLDVVGVGWGAYAMGRPGYLLGQWEELLPKLAEGAIVPPVSGSYPLADVRDALSAIDNRTAVGKLVLRVGE, from the coding sequence ATGGACGCCGTTTACATCAAGGATCTCGAAGGCCCGTCGACCGTCGCCGTCGCCGAGGCCGAACCGCCTGTCCGCTCCGCCGACCAGGTGCTGATCGACGTGCGCGCGGCGGGGGTGTCGTTCCCGGACGTCCTGCAGACGCGCGGGCTCTACCAGGTCAAGCCGGAACTTCCGTTCGTCCCCGGGGCCGAGGTCGCCGGCATCGTCGCGGAAGCGCCGGCCGGCGCGCACGTGCGCGCCGGCGACCGGGTGGCCGCGCTGCCGTTCCTGGGCGGATTCGCCGAGCAGGCGGTCTGCGCTGCGGACGCGGTGTTCCCGATCCCGGATTCGCTGACCTTCGAGCAGGCCGCCGCGATCCCGTTCAACTACCTGACCGCGCACTTCGCGTTGTGCCGCCGCGGCCGCCTCGCCGAAGGCGAGACGGTGCTCGTGCACGGTGCGGCGGGCGGCGTCGGCACGGCGGTCATCCAGGTCGCCAAGGCGTTCGGCGCGGGCAGGGTGATCGGTGTCGTGTCGACCCCGGAGAAAGGTGCGGTGGCAGTCGAGGCGGGCGCGGACGAATACGTCCTCGCGGACGGGTTCAAGGACGCGGTGAAAGCGGCGACGGGCGGCCGGGGCGTCGACGTGATCGCTGACGTGGTCGGCGGGGACCGCTTCACGGACTCGTTGCGCTGCCTCGCCCCGGACGGCCGGATTCTGGTCATCGGGTTCACTGCCGGGTCGATTCCGGAGGTGAAGGTGAACCGGTTGCTGCTGAACAACCTGGACGTCGTCGGCGTCGGCTGGGGCGCGTACGCGATGGGCCGCCCAGGCTACCTGCTGGGCCAGTGGGAAGAACTTCTGCCGAAGCTCGCCGAGGGCGCGATCGTGCCCCCGGTGAGCGGCAGCTACCCGCTCGCGGACGTGCGGGACGCACTGTCGGCGATCGACAACCGGACCGCGGTGGGCAAGCTCGTCCTGCGGGTGGGGGAGTAG
- a CDS encoding alpha-L-fucosidase, whose amino-acid sequence MTTYPRRHALGMALGGAVLLGLPGTASAAGGPAVQPVVSGGAGTPVVPPPPPVPVSLDAWFDNDAIDSASAHDGDFDGSGYTFPAEQIPAGTTVTAGGIPFLLGSAAAGAKNNVIALGQRIDLPKGQYYNIAFLTSCSYGGTGGDATVHYADGSTSTATLAGADWWGSGGAISSTFRYGPGGAVDQNPVSIGTSQLWADPAREAVAVTLPKTAQPAPGVSSLHVFALTLQPVAQGRSATVLDSRATANLVQDGGPQAVEATIVNTGTVWLEARDRITVTLEVPGGRVRTPAPITRLAPGEQAVVRLGLTPDRGVPAGTPATGQIRVLADRSTIATRSLPVPLGIPDFRPTDASLSTHRAPYWFNDAKFGIFIHWGVYSVPAWAPVGQQYAEWYWNNQQDPHGATYAYHAKTYGESFVYDDFIPKFTAANFDPRSWVRLIEDAGAKYYVLTSKHHDGFALWDTKVSGRNAKKLGPKRDLVADLFAASRRYTPGLRNGLYFSLPEWYNPDNPWMGHAPVNPYTGAPVPYTGYTAGRDFVKDLQAPQVLELVSGFDPDVLWFDIGGVNDSRDVLTEYFNRAKNRRRAKDVTYNDRGGIPDHDFTTPEYTTYPNTVVAKWESSRGLDPFSYGYNRATPDDRYMTTDDVVHTLVDVVSKNGNFLLDIGPDFDGTIPAVMQQRLRETGEWLRTNGEAIYGSTYWSRMAQLGDLRFTMQPNSAFYITSLVAPGAQVVVDAPVPIRPGDQVSMLGYGGMLHWTQNNGRLVIDVPAAARAAGKHAWVFKVDWR is encoded by the coding sequence ATGACGACTTATCCTCGTCGGCACGCGCTCGGCATGGCGCTCGGCGGCGCGGTGCTGCTCGGACTGCCCGGCACCGCTTCGGCGGCGGGCGGGCCGGCCGTGCAGCCGGTGGTCTCCGGCGGGGCGGGCACGCCAGTCGTGCCGCCGCCTCCGCCGGTGCCGGTGTCGCTCGACGCGTGGTTCGACAACGACGCCATCGACAGCGCGAGCGCGCACGACGGCGACTTCGACGGCTCCGGCTACACGTTCCCGGCCGAGCAGATCCCGGCCGGTACCACGGTGACCGCGGGCGGAATCCCGTTCCTGCTGGGTTCGGCGGCCGCTGGGGCGAAGAACAACGTCATCGCCCTCGGCCAGCGGATAGACCTGCCTAAAGGCCAGTACTACAACATCGCCTTCCTCACCTCGTGCAGCTACGGCGGCACCGGCGGCGACGCGACCGTCCACTACGCCGACGGCAGCACCAGCACAGCGACGCTGGCCGGAGCGGACTGGTGGGGCTCCGGCGGCGCGATCAGCTCGACGTTCCGCTACGGGCCGGGCGGCGCGGTCGACCAGAACCCGGTTTCGATCGGGACCTCGCAGCTGTGGGCCGATCCGGCGCGGGAAGCGGTCGCGGTGACCTTGCCGAAGACCGCCCAGCCCGCGCCGGGCGTGTCCAGCCTGCACGTGTTCGCGTTGACGCTGCAGCCGGTCGCGCAGGGCCGTTCGGCGACCGTCCTGGACAGCCGGGCCACCGCGAACCTGGTGCAGGACGGCGGCCCGCAGGCGGTGGAGGCGACGATCGTCAACACCGGCACGGTCTGGCTCGAAGCGCGCGACCGGATCACCGTCACGCTGGAAGTCCCCGGCGGCCGCGTGCGCACGCCCGCGCCGATCACCCGGCTGGCCCCGGGCGAGCAGGCCGTCGTGCGGCTCGGCCTCACGCCCGATCGCGGTGTGCCCGCGGGAACGCCCGCGACCGGCCAGATCCGGGTGCTCGCCGACCGGTCGACGATCGCTACCCGGTCGCTGCCGGTGCCGCTGGGCATCCCGGACTTCCGGCCGACCGACGCGTCCCTGTCCACCCACCGGGCGCCGTATTGGTTCAACGACGCCAAATTCGGCATCTTCATCCACTGGGGCGTGTACTCGGTGCCCGCGTGGGCACCGGTCGGGCAGCAGTACGCCGAGTGGTACTGGAACAACCAGCAGGACCCGCACGGCGCCACTTATGCCTACCACGCCAAGACCTACGGCGAATCTTTCGTCTACGACGACTTCATCCCGAAGTTCACCGCCGCGAACTTCGACCCGCGTTCGTGGGTGCGCCTGATCGAGGACGCGGGCGCGAAGTACTACGTGCTCACGTCCAAGCATCACGACGGTTTCGCGTTGTGGGACACCAAAGTCAGCGGCCGCAACGCGAAGAAGCTCGGGCCGAAGCGGGACCTCGTCGCGGACCTCTTCGCCGCATCGCGGCGCTATACCCCGGGTCTGCGCAACGGTTTGTACTTCTCGCTGCCCGAGTGGTACAACCCGGACAACCCGTGGATGGGCCACGCGCCGGTCAACCCGTACACCGGCGCGCCGGTGCCCTACACCGGCTACACCGCCGGCCGCGATTTCGTGAAGGACCTCCAGGCGCCGCAGGTGCTGGAGCTGGTCTCCGGCTTCGACCCGGACGTGCTCTGGTTCGACATCGGCGGCGTCAACGACAGCCGGGACGTGCTCACCGAGTACTTCAACCGGGCCAAGAACCGCCGCCGGGCCAAGGACGTCACCTACAACGACCGCGGCGGCATCCCGGACCACGACTTCACCACGCCCGAGTACACGACGTACCCGAACACGGTCGTCGCGAAGTGGGAGTCGAGCCGCGGCCTGGACCCGTTCTCCTACGGCTACAACCGCGCGACGCCGGACGACCGGTACATGACCACCGACGACGTCGTGCACACCCTGGTCGACGTGGTGTCGAAGAACGGCAACTTCCTGCTGGACATCGGCCCCGACTTCGACGGCACCATCCCTGCGGTGATGCAGCAGCGGCTGCGCGAAACCGGGGAGTGGCTGCGGACCAACGGCGAAGCGATCTACGGTTCGACGTACTGGTCGCGCATGGCCCAGCTCGGCGACCTGCGGTTCACGATGCAGCCGAATTCGGCGTTCTACATCACGTCGCTGGTCGCGCCGGGAGCGCAGGTGGTGGTGGACGCACCGGTGCCGATCCGGCCGGGCGATCAGGTGTCGATGCTCGGCTACGGCGGGATGCTGCACTGGACGCAGAACAACGGACGGCTGGTGATCGACGTGCCCGCGGCCGCCCGGGCGGCCGGGAAGCACGCTTGGGTGTTCAAAGTGGACTGGCGGTGA